Proteins co-encoded in one Methylobacterium sp. WL1 genomic window:
- a CDS encoding D-amino acid dehydrogenase codes for MTHIAIIGAGITGVTTAYALARRGYDVTVLDRQRYAAMETSFANGGQLSACNAEVWNKLSTVLHGVQWMMRRDAPLLMNPAPSWHKLSWMAEFMREIAHYRQNTVETVRLALKARTALFAMAEAEGIDFDLKTRGILHFYRDRASFEKAHAVNALLREGGLERDAVTPEEMRAIEPTLAGSYAGGFFTPSDATGDIHKFTRGLAAACARRGVRFVHDASVETIAAGAGGYAIGWRRTDQLADRPAGAPQALRADAVVICAGCASRRFAAMLGDRVNVYPVKGYSITVNLLTPEAQAAAPEVSILDEAAKIVTSRLGDERLRVAGTAEFNGFNRDIRHDRVQPLIDWTREQFPLVDTDRVVAWSGLRPMLPNMLPKVGRGRRPGVFYNTGHGHLGWTLSGATAELVAEAVAAEHAPEAAGLPLAA; via the coding sequence ATGACCCACATCGCCATCATCGGCGCCGGCATCACCGGCGTGACCACCGCCTACGCGCTCGCCCGGCGCGGCTACGACGTCACCGTCCTCGACCGGCAGCGCTACGCCGCCATGGAGACCTCCTTCGCCAACGGCGGCCAGCTCTCGGCCTGCAACGCCGAGGTCTGGAACAAGCTCTCCACCGTGCTCCATGGCGTCCAGTGGATGATGCGCCGCGACGCGCCGCTGCTGATGAACCCGGCCCCGTCCTGGCACAAGCTGTCCTGGATGGCGGAGTTCATGCGCGAGATCGCCCATTACCGGCAGAACACCGTGGAGACCGTGCGGCTGGCGCTCAAGGCGCGCACCGCCCTGTTCGCCATGGCCGAGGCCGAGGGCATCGACTTCGACCTCAAAACCCGCGGCATCCTGCATTTCTACCGGGACCGGGCGAGCTTCGAGAAGGCGCACGCCGTCAACGCCCTGCTGCGGGAGGGCGGGCTCGAGCGCGACGCCGTGACCCCGGAGGAGATGCGGGCGATCGAGCCGACGCTCGCCGGATCCTACGCGGGCGGCTTCTTCACGCCCTCGGACGCCACCGGCGACATCCACAAGTTCACCCGGGGCCTGGCGGCCGCCTGCGCCCGCAGGGGCGTCCGCTTCGTCCACGACGCCAGCGTCGAGACGATCGCGGCCGGGGCGGGGGGCTACGCCATCGGCTGGCGCAGAACCGATCAGCTGGCGGACCGCCCGGCCGGCGCCCCGCAGGCCCTGCGCGCCGACGCGGTGGTGATCTGCGCGGGCTGCGCCAGCCGGCGCTTCGCCGCGATGCTCGGCGACCGGGTCAACGTCTACCCGGTGAAGGGCTACTCGATCACCGTGAACCTGCTGACCCCGGAGGCGCAAGCTGCGGCCCCGGAGGTCAGCATCCTCGACGAGGCGGCCAAGATCGTCACCAGCCGGCTCGGCGACGAGCGCCTGCGGGTCGCCGGCACCGCCGAGTTCAACGGCTTCAACCGCGACATCCGGCACGACCGGGTGCAGCCGCTGATCGACTGGACCCGGGAGCAGTTCCCGCTGGTCGACACCGACCGGGTGGTGGCCTGGAGCGGCCTGCGGCCGATGCTGCCGAACATGCTGCCCAAGGTCGGGCGCGGCCGCCGGCCCGGCGTGTTCTACAACACCGGCCACGGCCATCTCGGCTGGACCCTCTCGGGCGCCACCGCCGAACTCGTCGCCG